From one Dermacentor silvarum isolate Dsil-2018 chromosome 3, BIME_Dsil_1.4, whole genome shotgun sequence genomic stretch:
- the LOC119446735 gene encoding T-cell activation inhibitor, mitochondrial-like, which yields MSRSTALWARFTLRFTSCSTCVRLLSVEAPRTVTWNDVSTALRPFYFIVHPDMFWNHPAEKKTNENSLKQLNAYIESLLQKQTARPLNLNFYLRQLKTTTVPPQPFKNVQIKLASQNVHATVHNVLTSCSLPTDNLDSLNPKQQSKSASGRPEHRQSPTPARYEYEPPVDDDFFARHEWTVDGRPSYNLERFLRDNVHTARERSALSSPVREEAFRLSKETVTELGLEDLRWECDWGSGHYRGSLESFRRLCQQHPEVAAGLRGRTLVLGRTTGVSLDGHVVLSIEDVRHSWLSLLRSLARYDAYVRLVPPAERALSETLRGIRVEHRRFKPAVAAKAYVQQLSKLTVALHRHIWIKGLPSDWPARLTDHQLGVECEAGPLMLSPTGQFLAPASCPPALLLDFVGSQLSTAEQRRLLYRSQRRFETQLHQLCVETLNLESLSKEDDVTPDRMVLCCERLLRAALWLEPLLSGCRLHVSHYCSVLQDGLICLPWDWHE from the exons ATGTCAAGGAGTACGGCCCTATGGGCGCGGTTTACGTTGCGTTTTACTAGCTGTTCTACCTGCGTGCGCTTGTTGTCCGTAGAGGCGCCAAGGACAGTGACCTGGAACGATGTCTCGACAGCTTTGCGTCCCTTCTACTTCATTGTGCATCCTGACATGTTCTGGAATCATCCTGCCGAAAAAAAGACGAACGAGAACTCTCTCAAGCAACTCAACGCATATATAGAATCCCTGTTGCAGAAGCAGACGGCGAGGCCATTGAACCTAAACTTCTATCTGCGTCAGTTAAAAACCACGACCGTGCCGCCGCAGCCTTTCAAGAACGTACAGATCAAGCTCGCTAGTCAGAACGTCCATGCTACTGTACATAATGTCCTAACTTCGTGCAGCCTTCCTACTGACAATCTTGATTCGCTCAATCCGAAACAGCAATCGAAATCGGCCAGTGGCAGGCCGGAGCACAGGCAGTCGCCGACGCCTGCAAGGTACGAATACGAGCCCCCCGTGGACGATGACTTCTTTGCTCGTCACGAGTGGACAGTGGACGGCCGACCCAGCTATAATTTGGAGCGGTTCTTACGCGACAACGTTCACACGGCTCGCGAACGTTCGGCGCTGAGCAGCCCCGTTCGAGAAGAAGCGTTTCGCCTGTCCAAGGAGACGGTGACCGAGCTGGGTCTCGAAGACCTGCGTTGGGAATGTGACTGGGGCTCTGGTCATTACCGCGGATCTCTCGAGAGCTTCCGACGACTGTGCCAACAGCATCCCGAAGTAGCGGCCGGCCTGCGCGGCCGCACGCTGGTACTTGGGAGAACAACAGGCGTTTCGCTCGACGGGCACGTCGTACTGAGCATCGAGGATGTACGCCAcagctggctgtcgctgctgcgcTCGCTGGCCCGCTACGATGCATACGTAAGGCTGGTGCCACCCGCTGAGCGCGCCCTGTCCGAGACGTTGCGCGGGATTCGCGTCGAGCACCGTAGGTTCAAGCCAGCAGTAGCAGCCAAGGCATATGTGCAGCAGCTGAGCAAGCTAACCGTGGCACTCCACCG ACACATCTGGATCAAGGGCCTCCCTAGTGACTGGCCAGCACGTCTCACAGACCACCAGTTGGGTGTTGAATGTGAGGCAGGCCCTCTGATGCTGTCACCTACGGGACAGTTCTTGGCTCCAGCCTCCTGCCCACCAGCGCTTCTCCTGGATTTTGTTGGCTCACAGTTGTCCACGGCTGAACAGAGACGTCTCCTTTACAGAAGCCAGCGGCGCTTTGAAACACAGTTGCATCAGCTCTGTGTCGAAACACTCAACCTGGAGTCACTTTCCAAAGAGGATGATGTTACGCCGGATCGGATGGTGCTTTGCTGCGAGCGGCTCCTCAGGGCAGCATTGTGGCTAGAACCACTGCTGAGTGGCTGCCGTCTCCATGTGTCTCACTACTGCTCCGTCCTGCAAGATGGCCTTATCTGCCTACCTTGGGACTGGCATGAGTAG